DNA sequence from the bacterium genome:
TCCTGTTGATCGCAGCAAAAAATTAAATTTGGTTGAGCAAACCGTAGCCTCGTTCAAAAAATATAGTAAATTAATTGTAATGATTCCTCCCGAGGGTACTCGCCAAGCCGTAGAAAAATGGAAAACGGGTTTTTATTATATTGCGCATGGTGCCGGCGTTCCTATTTGCGCAGCCTTTGTAAACTATAAGCAAAAAGTGGGTGGCTTTGGCCCGCTGTTTTATACATCAGGCAATATTGAAGCTGATATGAAAGAGATGCAGGGTTTTTATGGTCGGTTTATTTCTTAATTACGCTTCCCAAAAATAGCCGTACCTACACGAATCATTGTAGCTCCTTCTTCTATCGCTACTTTAAAATCGTGGCTCATGCCCATGGATAGCTCGCTTATCTGGTTTTTATCCGCCAGTTGTTTCATTGTTTTAAAATACGGTCGTGATTTTTCGGGATCTTGTTCTGGCGGCGGGATACACATGAGACCCGTAATTTTAATGTGGGAGAGAGCCGAGCATTCTTTTAAAAGAATGGGAAGATCATCTGGATTTATGCCCGATTTTGTTTTTTCTTCTTCTACCATCACCTGAATCAAACATTCCTGAACAATATTCAGTTTAGCAGCCTGCTTGTTAATTTCTTTTGCCAGCTTTAAAGAATCAAGCGTGTGGATTAAAACAGTTTTGCCTATAACGTCTTTTACTTTGCGACTTTGCAGATGGCCTATAAAGTGAAAGCGAATATCGGGTTGGTATTTTTCTATCAATTCGTGTGTGTAATTCTCTCCAAAATCGTTTTGACCGGCTTGTTTTGCTTCTAAAATAGCAGTGATGGGTTTTGTTTTGGATACGGCAATGAGTGTAATGCTTTCCGGGTTGCGGCTGCACGCGGCACAAGCTTCTTTTATTTCTTTTTT
Encoded proteins:
- a CDS encoding lysophospholipid acyltransferase family protein, giving the protein MNKTIYTTPIIRHCLYAIGWLFLKIAGWKTEGKPPILDQYVLIAAPHKSNWDFPFALAIAFVSGIEVKWMGKIEMFRWPFGGFFKWLGGIPVDRSKKLNLVEQTVASFKKYSKLIVMIPPEGTRQAVEKWKTGFYYIAHGAGVPICAAFVNYKQKVGGFGPLFYTSGNIEADMKEMQGFYGRFIS
- a CDS encoding YggS family pyridoxal phosphate-dependent enzyme: MIAQNLEKIKKEIKEACAACSRNPESITLIAVSKTKPITAILEAKQAGQNDFGENYTHELIEKYQPDIRFHFIGHLQSRKVKDVIGKTVLIHTLDSLKLAKEINKQAAKLNIVQECLIQVMVEEEKTKSGINPDDLPILLKECSALSHIKITGLMCIPPPEQDPEKSRPYFKTMKQLADKNQISELSMGMSHDFKVAIEEGATMIRVGTAIFGKRN